In a genomic window of Thermostichus vulcanus str. 'Rupite':
- a CDS encoding anion transporter yields MQELSWLVLGLSYVGLGLGSLPRLRMNRATIALVGSALLIGLGTLSLRQAWEAIDPTTIVFLLSMMVVNASLSYGGAFQVALVGLIRASRSPFGLLIMLVFGSGLLSAFLLNDTLALVFTPLTLQVTTVLGLNSIPYLLALAAATNLGSVATLSGNPQNILVGSFSGIGYLEFAGRMTPIAVVGLLVEVGLLWLYYPQVRSLKPFAEVPWIPLRLYPPLLRKSVVITGGLFVAFVAGIPLAESALVAAALLLITRRLKPERFLGQVDWNLLVMFSGLFILTRATRELVAGSPWGASLWPLAEGLAGSPLSLLGGVALLSNTISNVPAVLLLQPLIPQQDATAWLLLAAGSTLAGNLTLFGAVANLITVEAAAKKGYTLTFGEHLRFGLPLTMLTLGFTWLWLR; encoded by the coding sequence GTGCAAGAGCTGTCTTGGTTGGTGTTGGGCCTGAGCTATGTCGGGTTGGGTCTAGGATCCCTGCCCAGGTTGCGCATGAACCGAGCCACGATTGCCCTGGTGGGATCCGCCCTGTTGATCGGTTTGGGAACTTTGTCATTGCGGCAGGCTTGGGAAGCCATTGACCCGACCACGATTGTGTTTTTGCTGAGCATGATGGTGGTGAATGCCAGCTTGTCCTACGGGGGCGCATTTCAGGTGGCTTTGGTGGGGTTGATTCGGGCCAGCCGTAGCCCTTTTGGCCTGTTGATCATGCTGGTGTTTGGCAGCGGGTTGCTCTCGGCTTTTCTGCTCAACGATACCCTGGCGTTGGTGTTCACCCCCCTGACCTTACAGGTGACGACGGTGCTGGGGTTAAACTCGATCCCCTACCTATTGGCATTGGCAGCGGCTACGAACCTGGGCTCGGTCGCTACCCTGAGCGGTAACCCCCAGAATATTTTGGTCGGCTCCTTTTCAGGGATTGGCTACCTGGAGTTTGCCGGCAGGATGACCCCGATTGCGGTGGTGGGGCTGCTGGTGGAGGTGGGGTTACTGTGGCTCTACTATCCGCAGGTACGTTCGTTGAAACCCTTTGCAGAGGTGCCTTGGATCCCGCTGCGGCTCTATCCCCCCCTCTTGCGTAAGAGCGTGGTGATCACGGGAGGACTGTTTGTGGCGTTTGTGGCCGGGATCCCGTTGGCGGAATCGGCCTTGGTGGCGGCGGCCCTGTTGTTGATCACCCGCAGACTCAAACCAGAGCGATTTTTGGGGCAGGTGGACTGGAATTTGCTGGTGATGTTTTCGGGGTTGTTTATCCTGACGCGAGCAACACGGGAATTGGTAGCCGGTAGCCCCTGGGGGGCGAGCTTGTGGCCTTTGGCAGAAGGTCTGGCGGGATCCCCCCTCAGTTTGCTCGGCGGTGTGGCGTTGTTGTCCAATACCATTTCCAATGTGCCGGCAGTGTTGTTGTTGCAGCCGTTGATCCCACAGCAGGATGCCACCGCATGGTTGCTGCTGGCTGCGGGATCCACTTTGGCGGGCAATCTCACCCTGTTTGGCGCAGTGGCCAATTTGATCACAGTCGAGGCAGCAGCCAAAAAAGGCTACACCCTCACGTTTGGAGAGCATCTCCGTTTTGGCTTGCCCTTGACGATGCTCACTCTTGGGTTCACCTGGCTGTGGTTGCGTTAA
- a CDS encoding homospermidine biosynthesis protein: MSAKDEGSSKRFLRGRKIDPQPIYAGIPLTDLIDQTFLSYNSGRLREACQLLVERMLQPGVTVGLSLTGALTPAGLGIAAVIPLMQAGFVDWIVSTGANLYHDTHFGIGLDLHRGRPDISDVVLREEGVVRIYDIFFDYDVLLSTDAFFRQVMQAPEFDRRMGSAEFHHLCGKYIAAREEALGLKDRSLLAAAYRYGVPVYTSSPGDSSIGMNVAALALQGRGPVIDVSLDVNETAAIVLEAKRSGGASAVWILGGGSPKNFMLQTEPQIQEVLGIEEKGHDFFLQVTDARPDTGGLSGATPSEAVSWGKVDPDKLPDTIVVYSDSTIAMPLLTAYVLSKRDPRPLKRLYERRAELVEQLRQAHLEAQAEKETVGAV; this comes from the coding sequence ATGTCTGCCAAGGATGAGGGTTCCTCAAAACGGTTTCTGCGTGGGCGTAAGATCGACCCCCAGCCAATTTATGCCGGGATCCCTCTTACCGACCTAATCGATCAAACCTTTCTCTCCTACAACTCCGGGCGCTTGCGAGAAGCCTGTCAGCTCTTGGTGGAGCGGATGTTGCAGCCGGGAGTAACGGTGGGGCTAAGCCTAACTGGGGCACTCACGCCGGCAGGATTGGGCATTGCAGCTGTGATCCCTCTGATGCAGGCGGGCTTTGTCGACTGGATCGTCTCTACTGGGGCCAATCTCTATCACGATACCCACTTTGGCATTGGCCTGGATTTGCACCGCGGTCGCCCCGACATCAGTGACGTGGTGCTGCGGGAAGAGGGGGTGGTGCGCATCTACGATATTTTCTTCGACTATGATGTGCTGCTTTCTACGGATGCCTTCTTTCGCCAAGTCATGCAGGCACCGGAGTTCGACCGCCGCATGGGATCCGCTGAATTTCATCACCTCTGTGGCAAGTACATCGCCGCTCGGGAAGAAGCCTTGGGCTTGAAGGATCGCTCCCTGCTGGCAGCAGCCTATCGGTATGGGGTACCCGTCTACACCTCCAGCCCTGGGGATAGCTCCATTGGTATGAATGTGGCGGCTTTGGCGTTGCAAGGGCGCGGGCCGGTGATCGATGTGTCTTTGGATGTGAATGAGACGGCGGCGATTGTACTGGAGGCAAAGCGCAGCGGAGGGGCCAGTGCCGTCTGGATCTTGGGTGGGGGATCCCCGAAGAACTTCATGCTGCAAACGGAGCCGCAAATTCAGGAGGTGCTGGGCATTGAAGAAAAGGGACACGACTTTTTCCTGCAAGTGACCGATGCACGACCGGATACGGGCGGTCTGTCTGGGGCAACCCCTTCTGAGGCAGTGTCTTGGGGCAAAGTCGATCCGGATAAGTTACCGGACACGATTGTGGTCTATAGCGATTCCACCATTGCCATGCCGCTACTGACCGCCTATGTCCTTTCCAAACGGGATCCCCGCCCTTTGAAGCGCTTGTATGAGCGGCGAGCCGAGTTGGTGGAGCAGTTGCGGCAAGCCCACCTAGAAGCTCAGGCAGAGAAAGAAACCGTGGGTGCAGTTTAA
- a CDS encoding ABC transporter ATP-binding protein yields MSHLVLRHLSKCFHRQGIPALKDLSLTVAAGEIFALLGPSGCGKSTTLNLIAGLLEPDPVPYPGEIWLDGILLNPLPPERRGVTLLSQYSRLFPHMSVGENVAFGLKMRRIPKAEREAQALRMLERVQLAGFAHRRPAQLSGGQAQRVALARALVIQPKLLLLDEPLSALDANLRQEMQNLILDLQAESGVTTVLVTHDQAEATAMAQRIGLMFEGQLHQVGSPAEFYQQPASERIARFFGGVNFFDAQADHHELWVGEGIRLFYGAVPQQGKVRLTIRPEQIQVFSHPPTFPHNVCRAEVISERFTGTQRRLTVQTALGLLQAWVAPHQGFGVGQVVWIHLPPEALWCVEGSRSVPILPLAV; encoded by the coding sequence ATGAGCCATCTGGTTCTTCGTCATCTCAGCAAATGCTTCCACAGACAGGGGATCCCAGCCCTAAAGGATTTGTCTTTGACGGTGGCAGCAGGGGAGATCTTCGCTTTGCTTGGGCCGTCTGGCTGCGGCAAATCCACGACCCTCAACCTAATTGCCGGGTTGTTGGAGCCGGATCCGGTTCCTTATCCTGGCGAGATTTGGCTGGATGGCATCCTGCTGAACCCCTTGCCGCCTGAACGGCGTGGCGTCACGTTGCTCTCTCAGTACAGTCGTCTATTTCCCCACATGAGTGTCGGAGAGAATGTTGCCTTTGGCCTAAAAATGCGCCGTATCCCCAAAGCAGAACGGGAAGCTCAGGCGTTACGCATGTTGGAACGGGTACAACTGGCCGGATTTGCCCACCGTCGTCCGGCCCAACTCTCAGGGGGACAGGCTCAACGGGTAGCCCTAGCCAGAGCCTTGGTGATCCAACCCAAACTGCTGCTTTTGGATGAGCCGCTTTCGGCGTTGGATGCCAACCTGCGCCAGGAGATGCAGAATCTCATTTTGGATTTGCAAGCAGAATCCGGTGTGACGACGGTGTTGGTGACCCACGACCAAGCCGAAGCCACTGCTATGGCCCAACGCATTGGGCTGATGTTTGAGGGACAACTGCACCAAGTGGGATCCCCGGCGGAGTTTTATCAGCAACCGGCCTCGGAACGCATTGCCCGCTTTTTTGGTGGGGTGAATTTCTTCGATGCCCAAGCGGATCACCATGAGCTATGGGTAGGGGAAGGGATCCGTCTTTTTTATGGGGCTGTGCCCCAACAGGGGAAGGTGCGGCTGACCATCCGGCCGGAACAGATCCAGGTGTTTTCTCATCCGCCCACTTTTCCCCACAATGTCTGCAGAGCTGAAGTGATCTCAGAACGCTTTACAGGTACTCAGCGGCGACTGACTGTGCAAACAGCCTTGGGATTACTTCAGGCATGGGTGGCTCCACATCAGGGGTTTGGGGTAGGGCAAGTGGTGTGGATCCATTTGCCCCCGGAGGCCTTGTGGTGTGTGGAGGGATCCCGATCTGTGCCAATACTTCCTCTGGCGGTGTAG
- the panB gene encoding 3-methyl-2-oxobutanoate hydroxymethyltransferase yields the protein MAALSIHHFRQAKQDGQPLVALTAADYATAQILDKAGIDLILVGDSLAMTSLGYTSTLPLTLEAMLHHAQAVRRGVERAFLVADLPFMTYQVQKEQALLSAGRLMKEAGVNGVKLEGGYPDMVETVAFLVQRGIPVLGHIGLTPQAKHQLGGYRQQGKTSPEAERLRQEALNLEQAGAFALVLEHMPAELAAQISEQVGIPTLGIGAGPDCDGQILVTHDLLGLSERIPPFAKAYTNLRQTILEAVQAFVVEVQKGAFPPS from the coding sequence ATGGCTGCCCTTTCCATTCACCACTTCCGCCAGGCTAAACAGGATGGCCAACCTCTGGTTGCCCTCACGGCTGCCGACTATGCTACTGCTCAGATTTTGGATAAGGCAGGGATCGACTTGATCCTGGTGGGTGATAGTCTAGCCATGACCAGTTTGGGCTATACCAGCACCTTACCCCTCACCCTGGAAGCGATGCTGCACCATGCCCAGGCGGTACGCCGTGGGGTAGAGAGAGCTTTTTTGGTGGCAGATTTGCCCTTCATGACCTACCAAGTTCAAAAAGAACAGGCCCTCCTCTCCGCAGGCCGGTTGATGAAAGAGGCGGGGGTGAATGGAGTCAAGCTGGAGGGGGGCTACCCCGATATGGTGGAAACGGTGGCCTTTTTGGTGCAGCGGGGCATCCCGGTCTTGGGGCATATTGGACTCACCCCACAGGCCAAACATCAACTGGGGGGCTATCGTCAGCAGGGGAAAACCTCTCCAGAAGCAGAGCGATTGCGCCAGGAAGCCCTGAACCTAGAACAAGCGGGAGCATTTGCCCTGGTTTTGGAACACATGCCCGCGGAATTGGCTGCCCAAATTTCAGAACAGGTCGGGATCCCCACCTTGGGAATTGGCGCTGGGCCAGATTGTGATGGACAAATCCTGGTTACCCACGATCTGCTGGGGCTGAGCGAGCGGATCCCACCCTTTGCCAAAGCCTATACCAACTTGCGGCAAACCATTTTGGAAGCGGTGCAAGCTTTTGTTGTCGAGGTGCAAAAAGGAGCTTTCCCTCCCAGCTAG
- a CDS encoding DUF2157 domain-containing protein, whose amino-acid sequence MKITIDIDKLLAEGRIDQDEYNRLKSFATEDTGSLAFNILISFGVIAATLGAMALLPSTGTAITLGLILSVTGVFFQTKYTKNWGILGTILLLVGTLMVSGGILAITQGSVVGFLLVMIFCAVGGILTKRTLLIIIATLALSATVGAMAMYGYASYFLVIRQPLITVILFSALGWGAYFFSFRLPADYSHLAIAVSRTSLFLVNFGFWVGSLWGDSLWLRNESWSLDGPSLIPDWFFAWAWAIALLGTTIWAARQNRRWAVNALSVFGAIHFYTQYFENLGASPATLLVAGIIALGIAVALARYNRTPYTQALRN is encoded by the coding sequence ATGAAAATCACAATTGATATCGACAAGCTCTTGGCGGAAGGTCGTATTGACCAAGACGAATACAACCGTCTTAAATCTTTCGCAACTGAGGACACTGGCTCTCTGGCCTTTAATATTTTGATTAGTTTTGGTGTAATTGCAGCAACATTGGGAGCTATGGCTCTGTTGCCATCTACCGGGACAGCAATCACCCTTGGTTTGATATTGTCAGTCACGGGTGTTTTCTTTCAAACCAAATATACCAAAAATTGGGGTATATTGGGCACCATTTTATTGCTTGTTGGCACATTAATGGTGAGTGGCGGTATTTTAGCCATTACCCAGGGTAGTGTTGTCGGCTTTTTGCTGGTGATGATATTTTGTGCGGTGGGGGGAATTTTGACAAAACGAACCCTACTAATTATCATCGCGACTCTGGCGCTTTCGGCAACGGTAGGGGCGATGGCAATGTACGGCTATGCCAGCTATTTTCTCGTGATTCGCCAACCCTTGATTACGGTGATCCTGTTTAGTGCCTTGGGTTGGGGCGCTTATTTTTTCTCCTTCAGACTGCCCGCAGACTATTCCCACCTGGCGATCGCTGTTTCTCGGACTTCCTTATTTTTGGTCAACTTTGGCTTTTGGGTTGGATCCCTGTGGGGTGACTCTCTCTGGCTTCGAAACGAGAGCTGGAGCCTTGATGGTCCTAGTCTTATCCCCGATTGGTTTTTTGCTTGGGCTTGGGCTATTGCTTTGCTGGGAACAACGATTTGGGCAGCACGTCAAAACCGCCGCTGGGCAGTCAATGCCTTGTCTGTCTTTGGGGCGATCCATTTTTATACCCAGTATTTTGAAAACCTAGGAGCATCTCCTGCAACTCTGCTCGTTGCTGGTATTATCGCTTTGGGTATTGCAGTGGCCCTTGCCCGTTACAATCGCACCCCTTATACCCAGGCTCTCAGAAACTAG
- a CDS encoding GDP-L-fucose synthase family protein — translation MMPNTPSTCLDLSQKRILLTGGSGFLGKHVMEQLQVLGVKPEQVRIPRSQTHDLRRLEVCQEVVRGQDLVIHLAAHVGGIGLNQAKPAELFYDNLIMGSQLIHAAYQAGVEKFVCVGTICAYPKFTSVPFKEEDLWNGYPEETNAPYGIAKKALLVQLQAYRQQYGFNGIYLLPVNLYGPMDNFDPASSHVIPALIRKVHEAQVQGRDYVEVWGDGSPTREFFYAEDAARGIVMASQLYNGADPLNLGTGEEISIRDLITLICELMGFQGEIRWQPDKPNGQPRRCLDVSKAREAMGFVAKVSLREGLQRTIDWYRRHSGC, via the coding sequence ATGATGCCAAACACGCCCTCTACCTGCCTCGATCTCAGCCAAAAGCGAATTTTGCTCACCGGGGGTAGCGGCTTTTTGGGCAAACATGTGATGGAACAGTTGCAAGTGCTGGGGGTGAAGCCAGAACAGGTGCGGATCCCTCGCTCCCAAACCCATGACCTGCGCCGCTTAGAGGTGTGTCAGGAGGTGGTACGGGGACAAGACCTGGTGATCCATTTGGCAGCTCATGTGGGTGGGATTGGACTCAACCAAGCCAAGCCTGCCGAGCTGTTCTACGACAATTTGATCATGGGATCCCAGTTGATCCATGCTGCCTATCAGGCGGGGGTGGAGAAATTCGTGTGTGTCGGCACGATCTGCGCCTATCCCAAGTTCACATCCGTTCCCTTCAAAGAAGAAGACCTGTGGAACGGTTACCCAGAAGAGACCAATGCTCCCTATGGAATCGCCAAAAAAGCCCTGCTGGTGCAGTTACAGGCTTATCGGCAGCAATACGGTTTCAACGGCATTTACCTGTTGCCGGTTAATCTCTACGGCCCTATGGATAACTTTGACCCTGCCAGTTCCCACGTTATTCCGGCGTTGATTCGCAAAGTACATGAGGCGCAGGTGCAGGGGCGAGACTATGTCGAGGTGTGGGGAGATGGCAGCCCCACCCGCGAGTTTTTCTATGCCGAAGATGCCGCTCGTGGGATTGTCATGGCCAGTCAGCTCTACAACGGGGCGGATCCCCTGAATTTGGGTACTGGCGAGGAGATTTCCATTCGGGATCTGATTACCCTCATCTGTGAGTTGATGGGTTTTCAGGGGGAGATTCGCTGGCAACCCGATAAACCCAACGGTCAACCCCGCCGCTGTTTGGATGTGTCTAAGGCGCGCGAGGCGATGGGGTTTGTGGCCAAGGTCAGTCTGCGGGAGGGTCTGCAGCGCACCATCGATTGGTACCGCCGACACTCAGGGTGTTGA